Proteins from a single region of Pyrus communis chromosome 6, drPyrComm1.1, whole genome shotgun sequence:
- the LOC137738246 gene encoding lignin-forming anionic peroxidase-like: protein MKMSFPFFSGHGNVAAVALVMLVFMSTTSEAQLSSTFYDKTCPNALTTIKNAVRTAVSSERRMAASLIRLHFHDCFVQGCDASILLDDAPSITSEKGALQNNGSVRGFEVIDKAKAEVEKVCPGVVSCADILAVAARDASVAVSGPSWTVKLGRRDSTTASQSLAESSLPLFTDSLDRLKERFGDLGLNARDLVALSGAHTIGQARCVTFRGRIYNNASDIDSNFATTRKRRCPADANNGDANLAPLELVTPNSFDNNYYKNLIQKKGLLESDQVLFSGGSTDSIVSEYSSKPATFKADFITAMIQMGDINPLTGSAGEVRRICSALN, encoded by the exons ATGAAGAtgtctttccctttcttttccggCCATGGAAATGTCGCGGCTGTTGCACTCGTGATGTTGGTTTTCATGAGCACAACAAGCGAAGCACAATTATCTTCTACATTTTATGACAAAACCTGTCCAAACGCTCTTACCACTATAAAAAATGCCGTAAGAACAGCTGTTTCCAGTGAAAGGCGAATGGCCGCATCCCTAATCCGCCTCCATTTCCATGATTGCTTTGTCCAG GGTTGTGATGCATCAATCTTACTTGATGACGCTCCTTCTATCACAAGTGAAAAGGGCGCATTGCAAAACAACGGTTCTGTGAGAGGCTTTGAAGTCATAGACAAAGCAAAAGCTGAAGTGGAGAAGGTCTGCCCTGGTGTCGTATCTTGCGCAGATATTCTCGCTGTCGCCGCTCGGGATGCATCCGTTGCCGTGAGCGGTCCATCTTGGACGGTGAAACTTGGAAGAAGAGATTCCACCACGGCAAGCCAAAGCCTAGCTGAAAGTTCACTTCCACTTTTCACGGACAGCCTTGACCGCCTTAAAGAGCGATTTGGCGACTTAGGCCTCAACGCGAGAGATTTGGTTGCACTGTCAGGTGCACATACAATTGGACAGGCTCGTTGCGTTACATTCCGTGGCAGGATTTACAACAATGCAAGTGACATCGATTCTAACTTTGCCACTACTCGCAAACGTCGTTGTCCAGCTGACGCGAACAACGGCGATGCAAATTTGGCACCGCTCGAGTTGGTGACACCGAACTCATTTGACAACAATTACTACAAGAATTTGATTCAGAAGAAGGGTCTTCTTGAATCGGATCAAGTTCTTTTTAGTGGAGGTTCCACAGACAGCATCGTCTCCGAGTACAGTTCCAAGCCCGCAACTTTTAAGGCTGATTTTATCACCGCTATGATTCAAATGGGAGACATTAATCCTCTCACCGGTTCAGCTGGAGAGGTCAGAAGGATTTGCAGTGCTCTCAACTAA